In Heterodontus francisci isolate sHetFra1 chromosome 48, sHetFra1.hap1, whole genome shotgun sequence, a single window of DNA contains:
- the LOC137357326 gene encoding sodium/potassium-transporting ATPase subunit beta-2-like translates to MAPKDKKSCGQVMDEWREFLWNPRTQEFMGRTGSSWALILLFYVVFYTFLTGLFSLTMWVMLQTVNEYTPKYQDRITNPGLMIRPRTASLFVGFNVSHETTWQSYVHALSTYLDSYNDSIQVSTNDQCKPGNYYLQEDSGNVRNTPKRSCQFNRTMLGQCSGLEDKTYGYSEGKPCILIKMNKIIGFLPGEGKTPYVSCEGKVSDLQNLCCLLH, encoded by the exons ATGGCCCCAAAAGACAAAAAATCCTGTGGTCAAGTGATGGACGAGTGGAGAGAGTTTCTGTGGAACCCGAGGACCCAGGAATTTATGGGCAGGACTGGGTCGAGCTGGG CGCTGATTCTGCTATTTTATGTGGTCTTTTACACCTTCCTGACTGGTCTCTTCAGCCTGACCATGTGGGTGATGCTCCAGACTGTGAATGAATACACACCAAAATATCAAGACCGAATCACAAACCCAG GTCTGATGATCCGCCCAAGGACAGCAAGTCTTTTTGTTGGCTTCAATGTGTCGCATGAAACAACCTGGCAGAGTTACGTCCATGCCCTCAGTACTTATCTAGACT CCTACAATGACAGCATCCAAGTTTCGACCAATGACCAGTGTAAACCGGGGAATTACTACCTGCAAGAGGATAGCGGGAATGTGAGGAACACGCCAAAAAGATCGTGCCAGTTTAATCGAACCATGCTGGGCCAATGCTCGGGCCTAGAGGACAAGACCTATGGATACAGTGAAGGGAAACCTTGCATTCTCATCAAGATGAATAAG ATTATTGGGTTCCTGCCTGGTGAAGGGAAGACTCCATACGTGTCCTGTGAAGGGAAGGTTAGTGATTTGCAGAACCTTTGTTGCCTGTTACATTGA